Proteins co-encoded in one Nyctibius grandis isolate bNycGra1 chromosome 14, bNycGra1.pri, whole genome shotgun sequence genomic window:
- the ZNRF3 gene encoding E3 ubiquitin-protein ligase ZNRF3 isoform X2 codes for MHPLGLCNSNDEEDLYEYGWVGVVKLEQPELEPKPCLTVLGKAKRAVQRGATAVIFDVSENPDAIDQLNQGSEDPLKRPVVYVKGADAVKLMNIVNKQKVARARIQHRPPRQPTEYFDMGIFLAFFVVVSLVCLILLVKIKLKQRRSQNSMNRLAVQALEKMETRKFKSKNKGHREGSCGALDTLSSSSTSDCAICLEKYIDGEELRVIPCTHRFHKKCVDPWLLQHHTCPHCRHNIIEQKKGNAGPVCLESINPARSRQQRVILPVHYPGRVHRANQVTAYPTRTSMDPHGNPITVLTVERHGERSLYQAQSPAYIRSYQPIHLDRALNTHHCSLEHRAYSPAHNFRRPKFGGRNFSKAACFSQYETMYQHYYFQGLSYPEQDGQPPAGISSKGPSRAFQPGSSMLFPPVVHVVPSSRLESGSTSSFSCYHGHRSVCSGYLADCPGSDSSSSSSGQCHCSSSDSMVDCTEVSNQGVYGSCSTFRSSLSSDYDPYVYRSKSPCRVGEVGGANRGAIVLLEGPHQDELPAHGHSLVGADCRAVPASASGDQLSNCSMDMNYSSNSSLEHRDPNGTTSEGGHEATPGAALDVKRNWKNPETAGPLMEQACACCFELQRSALEPSNGTADCSALFLSSPLWGACGPGVEPQSGNTPGLYSINSDHLHRTDGVKYEGLPCCFYEEKQVACSSNSGSRGGGCYTEDYAVNVQYTLPDDTLPSYCKDVCDVGQRIPIIPEDRDCELILPTECQGTHTGGCSSWDGTPELDTYLHCQGMGEVQDEREVCYEATSFLRQNYSQEDEARMLFPSPALNSQKLVMTAKATVSSFSAMLEAAATGQKDIL; via the exons GCAAAACGAGCAGTACAGCGAGGAGCCACAGCGGTCATCTTTGATGTTTCTGAAAACCCAGATGCCATTGATCAG CTGAACCAGGGCTCAGAGGACCCTCTGAAGAGACCAGTGGTGTATGTGAAGGGTGCTGATGCTGTCAAGCTAATGAACATAGTTAACAAGCAGAAAGTGGCACGAGCAAGGATTCAGCATCGCCCCCCACGG caaCCCACGGAGTACTTTGATATGGGAATTTTCCTGGCCTTCTTTGTGGTTGTGTCTCTTGTTTGCCTCATTCTTCTTGTCAAGATCAAACTGAAACAGCGACGTAGTCAG AATTCCATGAACAGGCTTGCAGTGcaagcactggaaaaaatggagaCCAGGAAGTTTAAGTCCAAAAATAAGGGACACCGGGAAGGTAGCTGTGGAGCACTGGACACACTCAGTAGCAGCTCCACCTCTGACTGTGCCATCTGCTTGGAGAAGTACATTGATGGGGAG GAACTGCGTGTCATTCCCTGCACTCACCGATTTCACAAGAAATGTGTGGATCCTTGGCTACTGCAGCACCACACCTGCCCTCACTGCCGCCATAACATCATAG AACAGAAGAAGGGAAATGCAGGTCCAGTCTGTCTGGAATCCATCAACCCAGCACGCAGCCGGCAGCAAAGGGTGATTCTGCCTGTCCATTACCCAGGCCGAGTGCACAGAGCAAACCAGGTAACAGCGTATCCCACTCGGACAAGCATGGACCCTCATGGAAACCCTATCACAGTACTTACAGTTGAGCGACATGGTGAACGAAGCCTCTACCAAGCCCAGTCGCCAGCCTATATCCGAAGTTATCAGCCTATTCATTTGGACCGTGCTTTAAACACGCATCACTGTAGCCTGGAACATAGGGCTTACTCTCCAGCTCACAACTTCCGAAGACCCAAGTTTGGTGGACGCAACTTTTCCAAAGCAGCGTGCTTTTCCCAATATGAGACCATGTATCAGCACTACTACTTCCAAGGCCTTAGTTACCCTGAGCAAGATGGACAGCCTCCAGCTGGCATTTCCTCAAAGGGTCCCTCCCGTGCCTTTCAGCCTGGTAGCAGCATGCTTTTCCCTCCTGTGGTACATGTAGTGCCCTCATCCCGCCTGGAGAGTGGCAGTACCTCCAGTTTTAGCTGCTATCATGGTCATCGTTCAGTGTGCAGTGGGTATTTGGCTGACTGCCCTGGgagtgacagcagcagcagcagttctggaCAGTGCCACTGCTCCTCTAGTGATTCCATGGTTGACTGCACTGAGGTCAGCAACCAAGGGGTTTATGGGAGCTGCTCCACCTTTCGCAGCTCTTTGAGCAGTGACTATGACCCATACGTTTACCGCAGTAAGAGCCCGTGCCGAGTGGGTGAGGTTGGTGGTGCAAACAGGGGTGCAATTGTTCTCTTGGAGGGCCCCCACCAGGACGAGCTTCCAGCTCATGGTCACAGTCTGGTGGGTGCTGACTGCCGGGCTGTGCCAGCTTCTGCCTCAGGGGACCAACTGTCTAATTGCAGCATGGACATGAACTACAGCAGTAATTCCTCGCTAGAGCACAGGGATCCAAATGGCACTACCTCAGAGGGAGGACATGAGGCCACTCCTGGTGCTGCCTTGGACGTTAAAAGGAACTGGAAGAACCCAGAGACGGCAGGGCCGCTTATGGAGCAAGCATGCGCGTGCTGCTTTGAACTCCAGCGCTCTGCCCTGGAGCCTAGCAATGGGACAGCTGACTGTAGTGCACTCTTCCTTAGCTCTCCGCTGTGGGGGGCATGTGGCCCAGGAGTAGAACCACAGTCAGGGAACACCCCGGGCTTGTACAGTATTAACTCAGACCACTTGCATAGGACAGATGGGGTAAAATACGAGGGGCTGCCCTGCTGCTTCTATGAAGAGAAGCAGGTAGCCTGTAGTAGCAACAGTGGCAGCAGAGGTGGTGGCTGCTATACAGAAGACTATGCAGTGAATGTGCAGTACACGCTTCCGGATGACACCTTGCCAAGCTACTGTAAGGATGTATGTGATGTGGGTCAACGCATTCCCATAATTCCTGAAGACAGAGACTGTGAGCTGATCCTCCCTACAGAGTGCCAAGGGACCCACACAGGAGGCTGTAGTTCCTGGGATGGAACACCTGAGCTAGATACTTATCTGCACTGCCAAGGTATGGGAGAGGTACAGGATGAGAGGGAGGTGTGCTACGAGGCAACATCATTCCTGCGGCAGAACTACTCTCAGGAGGACGAAGCCAGAATGCTCTTTCCCAGTCCCGCTCTGAACTCCCAGAAGCTGGTGATGACCGCAAAGGCCACAG
- the ZNRF3 gene encoding E3 ubiquitin-protein ligase ZNRF3 isoform X1: protein MHPLGLCNSNDEEDLYEYGWVGVVKLEQPELEPKPCLTVLGKAKRAVQRGATAVIFDVSENPDAIDQLNQGSEDPLKRPVVYVKGADAVKLMNIVNKQKVARARIQHRPPRQPTEYFDMGIFLAFFVVVSLVCLILLVKIKLKQRRSQNSMNRLAVQALEKMETRKFKSKNKGHREGSCGALDTLSSSSTSDCAICLEKYIDGEELRVIPCTHRFHKKCVDPWLLQHHTCPHCRHNIIEQKKGNAGPVCLESINPARSRQQRVILPVHYPGRVHRANQVTAYPTRTSMDPHGNPITVLTVERHGERSLYQAQSPAYIRSYQPIHLDRALNTHHCSLEHRAYSPAHNFRRPKFGGRNFSKAACFSQYETMYQHYYFQGLSYPEQDGQPPAGISSKGPSRAFQPGSSMLFPPVVHVVPSSRLESGSTSSFSCYHGHRSVCSGYLADCPGSDSSSSSSGQCHCSSSDSMVDCTEVSNQGVYGSCSTFRSSLSSDYDPYVYRSKSPCRVGEVGGANRGAIVLLEGPHQDELPAHGHSLVGADCRAVPASASGDQLSNCSMDMNYSSNSSLEHRDPNGTTSEGGHEATPGAALDVKRNWKNPETAGPLMEQACACCFELQRSALEPSNGTADCSALFLSSPLWGACGPGVEPQSGNTPGLYSINSDHLHRTDGVKYEGLPCCFYEEKQVACSSNSGSRGGGCYTEDYAVNVQYTLPDDTLPSYCKDVCDVGQRIPIIPEDRDCELILPTECQGTHTGGCSSWDGTPELDTYLHCQGMGEVQDEREVCYEATSFLRQNYSQEDEARMLFPSPALNSQKLVMTAKATGAGSHPLERSQIGD, encoded by the exons GCAAAACGAGCAGTACAGCGAGGAGCCACAGCGGTCATCTTTGATGTTTCTGAAAACCCAGATGCCATTGATCAG CTGAACCAGGGCTCAGAGGACCCTCTGAAGAGACCAGTGGTGTATGTGAAGGGTGCTGATGCTGTCAAGCTAATGAACATAGTTAACAAGCAGAAAGTGGCACGAGCAAGGATTCAGCATCGCCCCCCACGG caaCCCACGGAGTACTTTGATATGGGAATTTTCCTGGCCTTCTTTGTGGTTGTGTCTCTTGTTTGCCTCATTCTTCTTGTCAAGATCAAACTGAAACAGCGACGTAGTCAG AATTCCATGAACAGGCTTGCAGTGcaagcactggaaaaaatggagaCCAGGAAGTTTAAGTCCAAAAATAAGGGACACCGGGAAGGTAGCTGTGGAGCACTGGACACACTCAGTAGCAGCTCCACCTCTGACTGTGCCATCTGCTTGGAGAAGTACATTGATGGGGAG GAACTGCGTGTCATTCCCTGCACTCACCGATTTCACAAGAAATGTGTGGATCCTTGGCTACTGCAGCACCACACCTGCCCTCACTGCCGCCATAACATCATAG AACAGAAGAAGGGAAATGCAGGTCCAGTCTGTCTGGAATCCATCAACCCAGCACGCAGCCGGCAGCAAAGGGTGATTCTGCCTGTCCATTACCCAGGCCGAGTGCACAGAGCAAACCAGGTAACAGCGTATCCCACTCGGACAAGCATGGACCCTCATGGAAACCCTATCACAGTACTTACAGTTGAGCGACATGGTGAACGAAGCCTCTACCAAGCCCAGTCGCCAGCCTATATCCGAAGTTATCAGCCTATTCATTTGGACCGTGCTTTAAACACGCATCACTGTAGCCTGGAACATAGGGCTTACTCTCCAGCTCACAACTTCCGAAGACCCAAGTTTGGTGGACGCAACTTTTCCAAAGCAGCGTGCTTTTCCCAATATGAGACCATGTATCAGCACTACTACTTCCAAGGCCTTAGTTACCCTGAGCAAGATGGACAGCCTCCAGCTGGCATTTCCTCAAAGGGTCCCTCCCGTGCCTTTCAGCCTGGTAGCAGCATGCTTTTCCCTCCTGTGGTACATGTAGTGCCCTCATCCCGCCTGGAGAGTGGCAGTACCTCCAGTTTTAGCTGCTATCATGGTCATCGTTCAGTGTGCAGTGGGTATTTGGCTGACTGCCCTGGgagtgacagcagcagcagcagttctggaCAGTGCCACTGCTCCTCTAGTGATTCCATGGTTGACTGCACTGAGGTCAGCAACCAAGGGGTTTATGGGAGCTGCTCCACCTTTCGCAGCTCTTTGAGCAGTGACTATGACCCATACGTTTACCGCAGTAAGAGCCCGTGCCGAGTGGGTGAGGTTGGTGGTGCAAACAGGGGTGCAATTGTTCTCTTGGAGGGCCCCCACCAGGACGAGCTTCCAGCTCATGGTCACAGTCTGGTGGGTGCTGACTGCCGGGCTGTGCCAGCTTCTGCCTCAGGGGACCAACTGTCTAATTGCAGCATGGACATGAACTACAGCAGTAATTCCTCGCTAGAGCACAGGGATCCAAATGGCACTACCTCAGAGGGAGGACATGAGGCCACTCCTGGTGCTGCCTTGGACGTTAAAAGGAACTGGAAGAACCCAGAGACGGCAGGGCCGCTTATGGAGCAAGCATGCGCGTGCTGCTTTGAACTCCAGCGCTCTGCCCTGGAGCCTAGCAATGGGACAGCTGACTGTAGTGCACTCTTCCTTAGCTCTCCGCTGTGGGGGGCATGTGGCCCAGGAGTAGAACCACAGTCAGGGAACACCCCGGGCTTGTACAGTATTAACTCAGACCACTTGCATAGGACAGATGGGGTAAAATACGAGGGGCTGCCCTGCTGCTTCTATGAAGAGAAGCAGGTAGCCTGTAGTAGCAACAGTGGCAGCAGAGGTGGTGGCTGCTATACAGAAGACTATGCAGTGAATGTGCAGTACACGCTTCCGGATGACACCTTGCCAAGCTACTGTAAGGATGTATGTGATGTGGGTCAACGCATTCCCATAATTCCTGAAGACAGAGACTGTGAGCTGATCCTCCCTACAGAGTGCCAAGGGACCCACACAGGAGGCTGTAGTTCCTGGGATGGAACACCTGAGCTAGATACTTATCTGCACTGCCAAGGTATGGGAGAGGTACAGGATGAGAGGGAGGTGTGCTACGAGGCAACATCATTCCTGCGGCAGAACTACTCTCAGGAGGACGAAGCCAGAATGCTCTTTCCCAGTCCCGCTCTGAACTCCCAGAAGCTGGTGATGACCGCAAAGGCCACAG GTGCTGGATCTCATCCCTTGGAGAGAAGTCAAATCGGTGACTAG